One Campylobacter concisus DNA segment encodes these proteins:
- the pglJ gene encoding N-acetylgalactosamine-N,N'-diacetylbacillosaminyl-diphospho-undecaprenol 4-alpha-N-acetylgalactosaminyltransferase, whose protein sequence is MKKLAVFLYSMGPGGAERNVANLLPFLIKRYEVHLILMSKVIAYEIPNEVKIHFIENSDPYESGLKKLARLFLAMPMLAFKYKNLCQSLNIDTQFVLMNRPCYIAGVARILGLKARLVISERSCPSILYKDDLSGRVNKFLLTHLYKKADLILANAAGNKEDLVRNFGMSEAKTKVLYNALDLKTINLLKDEPLESDFKPFFINIGRLDSGKNQAMLIKIIASINDPCATLGILGKGPLKDELQNLIDKFGVGERVKLLGTDKNPFRHIKNASCLLCASRFEGFSNVLLEALACEKTIISTEHKSGAKELLGESEFGILVPVDDENAMKEAMIKVLNEPKIRQNFENVAYNRAKFFDSENIASELIKFLENPNE, encoded by the coding sequence GTGAAAAAATTAGCCGTTTTTTTATACTCGATGGGGCCTGGCGGGGCTGAGCGAAATGTGGCAAATTTACTGCCATTTTTGATCAAACGTTATGAAGTTCATCTCATCTTAATGAGCAAGGTCATCGCCTATGAGATCCCAAACGAGGTGAAAATCCACTTTATAGAAAATAGCGATCCTTATGAGAGCGGGCTAAAGAAGCTTGCAAGGCTCTTTTTAGCGATGCCAATGCTTGCCTTTAAATATAAAAATCTTTGCCAAAGCTTAAACATCGACACGCAGTTTGTGCTGATGAACCGCCCTTGTTATATCGCTGGGGTTGCTAGGATTTTAGGGCTAAAGGCTAGGCTGGTTATCAGCGAGCGAAGTTGTCCATCGATCCTATATAAAGACGATCTAAGCGGCAGGGTTAATAAATTTTTACTCACTCATCTTTATAAAAAGGCTGATCTAATCCTCGCAAATGCAGCTGGCAACAAAGAGGATCTGGTGCGAAATTTTGGTATGAGCGAGGCAAAAACAAAGGTGCTTTATAACGCCCTTGATCTAAAAACTATAAATTTGCTAAAAGATGAGCCACTTGAGAGCGACTTTAAGCCATTTTTCATAAACATAGGTCGCCTTGATAGCGGTAAAAATCAAGCCATGCTAATAAAAATAATCGCATCAATCAACGACCCTTGCGCCACGCTTGGCATCCTTGGCAAAGGGCCTTTAAAAGACGAGCTGCAAAATTTGATAGATAAATTTGGCGTGGGCGAGCGAGTAAAGCTTCTTGGCACTGATAAAAACCCTTTTAGGCATATAAAAAACGCCTCTTGCTTGCTTTGTGCCTCGCGTTTTGAGGGCTTTTCAAACGTCTTGCTTGAAGCGCTAGCATGCGAAAAAACTATCATCTCAACCGAGCATAAGAGCGGCGCAAAGGAGCTTTTGGGTGAGAGCGAGTTTGGCATTTTAGTACCTGTTGATGACGAAAATGCTATGAAAGAGGCGATGATAAAAGTGCTTAATGAGCCAAAGATAAGGCAAAATTTTGAAAATGTTGCGTATAATCGGGCTAAATTTTTTGATAGTGAAAATATAGCGAGCGAGCTTATAAAATTTTTGGAAAATCCTAATGAATAG
- the pglD gene encoding UDP-N-acetylbacillosamine N-acetyltransferase, with protein sequence MAKTKKIYIYGASGHGLVVADIARSNGYDEIVFLDDASERKFSPELEKADIIIAIGDNKTRQKISQKVEVAGFEIVNLIHKSAVVSESSVIEKGAVVMPNAVINAKACIKEGAIINSGAVIEHECVIGKFAHISPNAALAGNVSVGEFTHIGIGSSVIQGISIGKNCIIGAGSVVVRDIKDGIKAYGVPACERAKI encoded by the coding sequence ATGGCAAAAACTAAGAAAATTTACATCTACGGAGCGAGCGGTCACGGCCTTGTAGTCGCTGACATCGCTAGAAGTAACGGCTATGATGAAATAGTTTTTTTAGACGATGCTAGTGAGCGTAAATTTAGCCCAGAGCTTGAAAAAGCTGACATCATAATAGCCATAGGCGATAATAAAACAAGGCAAAAGATCAGCCAAAAGGTGGAGGTCGCTGGCTTTGAGATAGTAAATTTGATCCATAAAAGTGCGGTTGTGAGCGAGAGTTCTGTGATAGAAAAAGGCGCAGTGGTCATGCCAAATGCCGTGATAAACGCAAAAGCTTGCATAAAAGAGGGTGCTATCATAAACTCTGGCGCGGTGATAGAGCATGAGTGCGTGATAGGCAAATTTGCTCACATCAGCCCAAATGCAGCCCTTGCTGGAAACGTTAGCGTGGGAGAATTTACGCACATTGGCATTGGCTCAAGCGTCATTCAAGGCATAAGCATCGGCAAAAACTGCATTATTGGTGCTGGAAGCGTAGTAGTTAGAGATATAAAGGATGGCATAAAGGCTTACGGTGTGCCTGCATGCGAGCGCGCTAAGATATAA
- the pglC gene encoding undecaprenyl phosphate N,N'-diacetylbacillosamine 1-phosphate transferase: MYRNFLKRVIDILGALFLLILTSPIIIATAIFIYFKVSRDVIFTQARPGLNEKIFKIYKFKTMSDERDANGELLPDEQRLGRFGKLIRSLSLDELPQLFNVLKGDMSFIGPRPLLVEYLPIYNETQKHRHDVRPGITGLAQVNGRNAISWEKKFEYDVYYAKNLSFMLDVKIALQTIEKVLKRSGVSKEGQATTEKFNGKN; this comes from the coding sequence ATGTATAGAAATTTTTTAAAGAGGGTGATTGACATTTTGGGAGCTTTGTTTTTGCTCATTTTAACATCACCTATCATCATAGCAACGGCGATTTTTATCTACTTTAAAGTAAGCCGTGATGTCATTTTCACGCAGGCAAGACCAGGGCTAAATGAGAAAATTTTTAAAATTTATAAATTTAAGACGATGAGTGATGAGCGTGACGCAAATGGCGAGCTTTTGCCAGATGAGCAGCGTCTTGGTAGATTTGGCAAACTTATCCGCTCTCTTAGCCTTGATGAGCTACCACAGCTTTTTAACGTGCTAAAAGGCGATATGAGCTTCATTGGACCAAGACCGCTTTTGGTTGAGTATCTACCCATCTATAACGAAACGCAAAAGCATCGCCACGACGTGCGCCCTGGTATCACAGGCCTAGCACAGGTAAATGGTAGAAACGCCATAAGCTGGGAGAAAAAATTTGAGTACGACGTCTATTACGCTAAAAATTTAAGCTTTATGCTTGATGTAAAGATCGCCTTGCAGACTATCGAAAAGGTGCTAAAACGAAGTGGTGTAAGCAAAGAAGGGCAGGCGACGACGGAGAAATTTAATGGCAAAAACTAA
- the pglA gene encoding N,N'-diacetylbacillosaminyl-diphospho-undecaprenol alpha-1,3-N-acetylgalactosaminyltransferase gives MARIGFLSHADMSIHFFRRPIMQALKDMGHEVFAIAPKGNFTNELAKSFHTVTYELDKASLNPLTVINNSKKLSQILGELNLDLLQTGAHKSNVFGTFAAKNAGIKHVINLVEGLGSFYIDDDIKTKAVRFVMESLYKLSFAKADACIFVNDADPDYLISKNLIDKSKVYRIKSVGVDTAKFDPAITQAADLGEKKVVLMIARAMWHKGVREFYEAAEILNGYKNCEFVFVGEGFAGNKSTANESFLKGGKVRYLGARNDIPQLLKASYLLALPSYKEGFPRTVLEAMSMAKAVVASDVTGCNEAVREGYNGLLCKVKDASDLASKIKILLDDEELCAKLGANGRNWAVSEFDEKQIAKRYIEIYRKFIDV, from the coding sequence ATGGCAAGGATAGGATTTTTAAGCCATGCTGATATGAGCATACACTTTTTTAGACGCCCTATAATGCAGGCTTTAAAAGATATGGGGCATGAGGTTTTTGCTATCGCTCCAAAAGGAAATTTCACTAATGAGCTTGCTAAAAGCTTTCACACCGTCACCTACGAGCTTGACAAGGCGAGCCTAAATCCACTAACCGTGATAAATAACTCAAAAAAACTATCTCAAATTTTAGGCGAGCTAAATTTAGACCTGCTTCAAACTGGCGCTCACAAGTCAAATGTCTTTGGCACATTTGCTGCTAAAAACGCTGGCATAAAGCACGTGATAAATTTGGTTGAAGGCCTTGGTAGCTTTTATATCGATGATGATATTAAGACAAAGGCCGTGCGTTTTGTCATGGAGAGCCTTTATAAGCTCTCTTTTGCAAAGGCTGATGCTTGCATCTTCGTAAATGACGCAGATCCAGACTATCTGATCTCTAAAAATTTGATAGATAAAAGCAAGGTGTACCGCATAAAAAGTGTCGGCGTCGATACTGCTAAATTTGACCCAGCTATCACGCAGGCGGCGGACTTGGGTGAAAAAAAGGTGGTTCTCATGATAGCCAGAGCCATGTGGCACAAGGGTGTTCGTGAATTTTATGAGGCAGCAGAAATTTTAAATGGCTATAAAAACTGCGAATTTGTCTTTGTGGGCGAGGGCTTTGCTGGTAATAAATCAACCGCCAACGAGAGCTTTTTAAAAGGTGGCAAAGTGCGATATCTTGGTGCTAGAAACGACATACCACAGCTTTTAAAAGCTTCTTACTTACTGGCTTTGCCAAGCTACAAAGAGGGCTTTCCAAGAACGGTTTTAGAGGCGATGAGCATGGCTAAAGCAGTCGTTGCAAGCGACGTGACAGGCTGTAATGAAGCTGTAAGAGAGGGCTACAACGGACTTTTATGCAAGGTAAAAGACGCAAGCGATCTTGCTAGTAAGATAAAAATTTTACTTGATGATGAGGAGCTTTGCGCTAAGCTTGGAGCAAATGGCAGAAACTGGGCGGTTAGCGAGTTTGACGAGAAGCAAATCGCAAAAAGATATATAGAAATTTATAGGAAATTTATAGATGTATAG
- a CDS encoding STT3 domain-containing protein: MNRNLFFKNYSLYLMIFVAVIFGMVCRLYWVFWASEYPVFFWNNELMISTNDGYAFAEGARDMLASFHQENDLSYYGYPLSTLTYWIVKFLGVKLETAMIYMSVFFSSLVAVPVILIANEYKAKMAGFIAALLAVIANSYYNRTMAGYYDTDMLIIPLSVFVVWGLVRVLEKKDAKSLIIAPLSVLIYMWWYMSAFSLISILTGLFLLYTLIFDRKNPLFYLEISLLLLAISNLDLTLKFIVVIAIYALCLLKKDVINLKFVLSVLAVIFIVFVIRGGLNPIIFQLKFYVFRDAPEVGGMSFHFFNVNQTIQESSVVDFTLFCERISANVITFLISLAGVALFCYKHRSFAVSLGMLALGFLAFKSGLRFTIYAVPIMALGFGYLVEFVLTNLKLKGAVLNLIRAFIAALVLAPALIHIYGYKAEPVFVNKEVEILNKLKGIAGREDYVVAWWDYGYPIRYYSDVKTLIDGGKHLGRENFAVSFALGSDEMSSANMARLDVEYTERNFKEHFNGNLAQILKDRNLSVDQFFSEIKEANFSLPAKSREIYYYLPDRMLSIFPTILQFSKIDLKSGKNLNNGLFITTRAISQSEKGIRLSGGFTLTSDVTNLIYDGNVLPLRSFIETDYNEAGKLNVKEYKNNESSNISVIFMRDYGRFIILDESILNSAYIQLFVLERYDPKVFEPVILDGAAKVYRLKR; this comes from the coding sequence ATGAATAGAAATTTGTTTTTTAAAAATTACTCTTTATACCTTATGATATTTGTCGCAGTCATCTTTGGCATGGTTTGCAGGCTTTACTGGGTCTTTTGGGCGAGCGAATATCCGGTATTTTTCTGGAACAACGAGCTGATGATCAGCACAAACGACGGCTACGCATTTGCCGAGGGCGCAAGGGATATGCTGGCTAGCTTTCACCAAGAAAACGACCTTAGCTACTACGGCTATCCACTCTCGACACTTACTTACTGGATCGTGAAATTTCTAGGCGTCAAGCTTGAGACGGCGATGATTTATATGAGCGTCTTTTTCTCGTCGCTTGTGGCTGTGCCTGTTATCTTGATCGCAAATGAATACAAAGCAAAAATGGCTGGCTTCATTGCTGCACTTCTTGCAGTGATCGCAAATAGCTACTACAACCGCACTATGGCAGGATATTACGACACTGACATGCTCATCATCCCACTTAGCGTTTTTGTCGTTTGGGGGCTTGTTAGAGTGCTTGAGAAAAAGGACGCAAAGAGCCTGATAATAGCACCTTTAAGCGTGCTTATCTATATGTGGTGGTATATGAGCGCCTTTTCGCTTATTAGCATTTTAACTGGACTATTTTTACTTTACACGCTCATTTTTGATAGGAAAAATCCACTTTTTTACCTTGAAATTTCTCTGCTTTTACTTGCTATCTCAAACCTTGATCTAACTCTTAAATTTATCGTTGTCATCGCTATTTATGCACTTTGCTTACTTAAAAAAGATGTGATAAATTTAAAATTTGTTCTTAGTGTTTTGGCGGTTATATTTATCGTCTTTGTCATCCGTGGCGGGCTAAATCCGATAATCTTTCAGCTTAAATTTTACGTCTTTAGAGATGCGCCTGAAGTTGGCGGCATGAGCTTTCACTTTTTTAATGTCAATCAAACCATCCAAGAGTCAAGCGTTGTTGATTTTACGCTATTTTGCGAGAGGATCAGCGCAAATGTCATCACATTTTTGATCTCGCTTGCTGGCGTCGCTCTTTTTTGCTACAAGCACCGCTCATTTGCCGTCTCGCTTGGCATGCTCGCACTTGGCTTTTTGGCCTTTAAAAGCGGCCTTAGATTTACCATTTACGCCGTGCCTATCATGGCGCTTGGCTTTGGCTACTTAGTGGAGTTTGTGCTTACAAATTTAAAGCTAAAAGGAGCCGTGCTAAATCTCATAAGAGCCTTCATAGCGGCCCTAGTGCTTGCTCCAGCACTCATTCACATCTATGGCTACAAGGCTGAGCCAGTCTTTGTAAATAAAGAGGTTGAAATTTTAAATAAGCTAAAAGGCATCGCAGGACGCGAGGACTACGTGGTTGCATGGTGGGACTATGGATATCCGATTAGATATTACAGTGATGTTAAGACGCTAATTGACGGCGGAAAGCACCTTGGACGTGAAAATTTTGCCGTGAGCTTTGCGCTTGGAAGCGACGAGATGAGCTCGGCAAATATGGCAAGGCTCGATGTCGAATACACTGAGCGAAATTTCAAAGAGCACTTTAATGGAAACTTGGCTCAAATTTTAAAAGATAGAAATTTAAGCGTTGATCAGTTTTTTAGCGAGATAAAAGAGGCAAATTTTAGCCTGCCAGCAAAGAGCAGAGAGATATATTATTACCTGCCAGATAGGATGCTTAGCATTTTCCCTACGATTTTGCAGTTTAGCAAGATCGATCTAAAAAGTGGTAAAAATTTAAACAATGGACTTTTCATCACCACTAGAGCGATCTCGCAAAGCGAAAAGGGCATTAGGCTAAGTGGTGGATTTACTCTAACAAGTGATGTCACAAATTTGATCTATGATGGCAATGTCTTACCACTAAGATCTTTCATAGAGACCGACTACAACGAGGCTGGCAAGCTAAATGTAAAAGAGTATAAAAATAATGAAAGTTCAAACATTTCTGTCATTTTTATGAGGGATTATGGTAGATTTATCATCCTTGATGAGAGCATTTTAAATAGCGCCTACATCCAGCTTTTCGTGCTCGAAAGATACGATCCAAAGGTCTTTGAGCCAGTCATACTTGATGGGGCGGCAAAAGTTTATAGGCTAAAGAGGTAG
- the pglE gene encoding UDP-N-acetylbacillosamine transaminase, protein MDRVFLSPPNMSGKEQEYIKKVFESNYIAPLGEYVNKFEDSIKAYTGAKDALALCAGTAALHLALRVLGVKEGDLVLASSFTFMASVSPILYEKATPVFIDSDESWNLSPELLKKAISNLPKKPKALVLTHLYGQASKMKEICEICQNEGIALVEDAAEALGGFYGGKALGTFGVMGGYSFNGNKIITTSGGGMLVGDSEFVEKARFYSTQAREPLLHYEHKDYGYNYRLSNVLGAIGVAQMEVLEKRVEQKRKVFDIYEKELGDILEFMPELPNSRGNRWLTTGVFAKKDAHLKVIKALADANIESRPLWKPMHMQPVFKGALSFVDGYSEDLFSRGICLPSGSDMSEQTQERVIKIVKENA, encoded by the coding sequence ATGGATAGGGTTTTTTTATCTCCACCAAACATGAGTGGAAAAGAGCAGGAATATATAAAAAAAGTTTTTGAAAGCAACTACATAGCGCCACTTGGCGAATATGTCAATAAATTTGAAGATAGCATAAAGGCTTATACTGGAGCCAAAGATGCGCTTGCACTATGCGCTGGAACTGCGGCACTTCACCTAGCACTTCGCGTCCTTGGTGTAAAAGAGGGTGATCTTGTGCTAGCTTCTAGCTTTACTTTCATGGCTTCAGTCTCGCCGATACTTTATGAAAAGGCAACTCCAGTCTTTATAGATAGCGACGAGAGCTGGAATTTAAGCCCAGAACTACTAAAAAAAGCGATATCAAATTTACCTAAAAAGCCAAAAGCATTAGTGCTCACTCATCTTTACGGCCAAGCTTCAAAGATGAAAGAAATTTGCGAAATTTGCCAAAACGAGGGTATCGCTTTGGTCGAAGATGCAGCTGAGGCACTTGGTGGATTTTACGGTGGCAAGGCGCTTGGCACATTTGGCGTGATGGGCGGATATAGCTTTAATGGCAATAAGATCATCACCACTTCAGGCGGCGGTATGCTAGTTGGAGATAGCGAATTTGTAGAAAAAGCTAGATTTTACAGCACACAAGCAAGAGAGCCGCTGCTTCACTACGAGCATAAAGACTACGGCTACAACTACCGCTTAAGCAACGTCCTAGGCGCTATTGGCGTGGCTCAGATGGAAGTTTTAGAAAAGAGAGTCGAACAAAAGAGAAAAGTCTTTGATATCTATGAAAAAGAGCTTGGCGATATTTTAGAATTTATGCCAGAGCTGCCAAATTCTCGTGGAAACAGATGGCTTACAACCGGCGTTTTTGCTAAAAAAGATGCACATTTAAAAGTTATAAAAGCACTAGCTGATGCAAACATCGAGAGCCGCCCACTTTGGAAGCCTATGCACATGCAGCCAGTATTTAAAGGCGCGCTAAGTTTTGTTGATGGATATAGCGAAGATCTATTTTCAAGAGGAATTTGCTTGCCAAGCGGTAGCGATATGAGCGAGCAGACACAAGAAAGAGTGATCAAAATAGTCAAGGAAAATGCGTAA
- a CDS encoding glycosyltransferase: MKILFVIAALRNGGAERVLNVLANELCKDNEITIAILEEDLGLYKFSEKINIINLNVTGSGLALKFKKILALRALFKEQRADLIISFIDWTNVACVLANAGLKSKLIATEHHEHSYLKSKIASAMRDISYLFVDGLSVLSKSDYDYYKFAKNREVIHNPLFIDVPENCEKQNVILSVARLEVVKGYDIYFEALSKVDKSLLDGWEIKIAGSGRQEAELKQMASNLGLNVKFLGHMSDVSKLYSEAKIFTLSSRSEGLSNVLIESGAFGCTRLSSDTVGARELINDGIDGLIFKNGDSNDLKEKLEMLLKDENLRQKLAKNASESANLFSKENIIKQWREFIKKVVSK; this comes from the coding sequence GTGAAAATTCTTTTTGTCATAGCTGCGCTTAGAAACGGCGGGGCTGAACGTGTGCTAAACGTGCTTGCAAATGAGCTTTGCAAAGACAATGAGATCACTATCGCTATTCTTGAAGAAGACCTTGGGCTTTATAAATTTAGTGAAAAGATAAATATCATAAACCTTAACGTCACTGGCTCGGGACTGGCTTTAAAATTTAAGAAAATTTTGGCTCTTAGAGCGCTTTTTAAAGAGCAAAGGGCTGATCTCATAATTAGCTTTATCGACTGGACAAACGTCGCTTGCGTGCTGGCAAATGCTGGGCTAAAGAGCAAACTAATAGCAACCGAGCACCACGAGCACAGCTACTTAAAAAGCAAAATCGCAAGTGCCATGCGTGATATTAGCTACCTCTTTGTAGATGGCTTAAGCGTGCTAAGTAAAAGCGACTACGACTACTATAAATTTGCCAAAAATCGCGAGGTCATCCACAACCCACTTTTTATCGATGTGCCTGAAAATTGCGAGAAGCAAAATGTCATCTTAAGCGTGGCAAGGCTGGAGGTGGTAAAGGGCTATGATATCTATTTTGAGGCGCTTAGCAAGGTGGATAAGAGCTTGCTTGATGGCTGGGAGATAAAGATCGCAGGCAGTGGCAGGCAAGAAGCCGAACTGAAGCAAATGGCGTCAAATTTAGGGCTTAACGTCAAATTTCTAGGTCACATGAGCGACGTTAGCAAGCTTTATAGCGAGGCAAAAATTTTTACTCTTAGCTCACGAAGTGAGGGGCTTTCAAATGTGCTAATAGAATCAGGCGCTTTTGGTTGCACTAGGCTAAGTAGCGACACTGTGGGCGCAAGAGAGCTTATAAATGATGGCATTGACGGGCTTATCTTTAAAAATGGCGACAGCAATGATCTAAAAGAGAAGCTTGAGATGCTTTTAAAAGATGAAAATTTAAGGCAAAAACTAGCAAAAAACGCCAGCGAAAGTGCAAATTTATTTAGCAAAGAAAATATCATCAAGCAGTGGCGAGAATTTATAAAAAAGGTTGTTAGCAAGTGA